A stretch of DNA from Bacteroidales bacterium:
GATGGTACATTTAATCATTTGTCTAAGAGAGAAAAATTACAAATCAAAAGACAAAGAACAAAATTAGAAAAAAACTTAGGAAGCATTATTGATTTAACTCGTCTTCCTGCTGCCATGTTTGTTGTTGATATTCAAAAAGAAAAAATTGCAGTTGCAGAAGCAAGAAAACTTGGAATACCTGTGTTTGCTATGGTTGACACAAATTCTGATCCTAATATTGTTGACTACGTTATACCAGCTAATGATGATGCTGCCAAGTCAATTTCTTTAATTGTTGGTGTTTTAGCAGATGCCGTTCAGGAAGGTGTTGAAGAAAGAAAAAGAGAAAGAGAAAAAGATGCAGAAATAAAAGAAAAGAAAAAAAACAAAGAAAATAAAAAAGATGGTGAAGAGAAAAAATCCACTCCACATAAATCATCTGCTAGAAAAACGGGAAGAGAAAGGAGATAATATCCAAATATAAATATTTTAATAAAGAAGAATTGTTTGCTTTGTCTATTATTAGACATGCGAAAGACATGAAAAAAGTAACAAATAAAAATTTAAATAAATGACGCAAATAAAAGCTGCTGAAGTAAGCAAATTAAGAAAAACAACAGGTGCCGGAATGATGGATTGTAAAAAAGCATTACAGGAATCAAATGGCGATTTTGATAAAGCAATTGAAATAATTAGAAAAAAGGGGCAGGCTATTGCAAATAAACGAGCCGACAGAGATGCATCTGAAGGTGTTGTTTTAGCAAAAGCTGACCAAAACAATAAAAAAGGAGCAATAATTGTTCTTAATTGTGAAACGGATTTTGTTGCAAAAAATGAAGATTTTGTAAAATTTGCTGAAAACATATTGAACTTAGCTATTGAAAAAGCACCGGAAGATGTTGATGCTCTGAAAAACCTTCAGCTTAATAACAAAACTGTTTCTGAAAATATTATTGAACAAATAGGTATTATTGGCGAAAAACTTGATTTGCCTTATTATGAAAAACTTGATGCCGAAAAAGTTATTGCATATATTCATCCTGGTAATAAATTAGCAACAATAGTGGGATTAAATAAAGAACAAGCTGATAATCAAATAGGAAGAGATGTCGCAATGCAGATAGCTGCAATGAATCCAGTATCAATTGATAAAAATTCAATACCAAAAGAAGTTATTGATAAAGAACTTGAAATTGGAAAAGAACTGGCAAGAAAAGAAGGAAAACCAGAGAATATACTTGATAAAATTGCACAGGGAAGACTTAATAAATTTTTTAAAGAAAATACTTTGCTTGAACAAGCATTTATTAAAAATAA
This window harbors:
- the rpsB gene encoding 30S ribosomal protein S2; amino-acid sequence: MSKTTFKELLDASVHFGHLKRKWNPNMAPYIFMERNGIHIIDLHKTAVKIDESAAALKQIAKSGRKILFVATKKQAKEIVAEKIKQINMPYVTERWFGGMLTNFPTIRKAIKKMGTIDKMATDGTFNHLSKREKLQIKRQRTKLEKNLGSIIDLTRLPAAMFVVDIQKEKIAVAEARKLGIPVFAMVDTNSDPNIVDYVIPANDDAAKSISLIVGVLADAVQEGVEERKREREKDAEIKEKKKNKENKKDGEEKKSTPHKSSARKTGRERR
- a CDS encoding elongation factor Ts; translation: MTQIKAAEVSKLRKTTGAGMMDCKKALQESNGDFDKAIEIIRKKGQAIANKRADRDASEGVVLAKADQNNKKGAIIVLNCETDFVAKNEDFVKFAENILNLAIEKAPEDVDALKNLQLNNKTVSENIIEQIGIIGEKLDLPYYEKLDAEKVIAYIHPGNKLATIVGLNKEQADNQIGRDVAMQIAAMNPVSIDKNSIPKEVIDKELEIGKELARKEGKPENILDKIAQGRLNKFFKENTLLEQAFIKNNKMTIKQYLSKSSSDLTVTAFKRYSLKG